Part of the Flavobacterium sp. KS-LB2 genome is shown below.
CAGATGGGAGATGAATTAAGAAAATTCAAAGAGCCTCTTGGAAAACTAGTTTCTTATGAAATGGGAAAAAGTCTTCAAGAAGGATATGGTGAAGTACAGGAAATGATTGATATCTGTGATTTTGCGGTGGGATTATCCCGTCAATTGTACGGATTAACCATGCATTCTGAAAGACCTTTGCACAGAATGTATGAGCAATATCATCCAATAGGAACGGTTGGAATCATTTCGGCATTTAACTTTCCGGTAGCGGTTTGGAGTTGGAACGCAATGATTGCTTGGGTTTGTGGTGATGTTGCGATTTGGAAACCAAGTTCAAAAGTGCCTTTATGCGGAGTGGCTTGCCAAAATATTATCAAAACAGTTTTAAAAAGAAATAATGTTCCTGAAGGTGTTAGTTGTTTGGTAACTGGAAACGAATCAGGAGATTTAATCAATAATGACAAAAGAATTTCATTGGTTTCTTTTACAGGATCAACTAGAATAGGACGTCACGTATCAAAAACCGTAGCAGAACGTTTTGGGAATACCATCCTTGAATTAGGAGGAAACAATGCGATTATCGTTTCGGAACATGCGGATATCAGTATGGTATTGGTCGGAGCCGTTTTTGGAGCGGTAGGAACAGCAGGACAACGTTGCACATCGACCAGACGTTTAATCATTCACGAAAGTGTGTATGACAAAACCATCAGCGTATTGAAAAATGCATACGGTCAATTGCAAATAGGAAATCCATTGGATGAGAATAATCACGTTGGGCCACTTATCGACAAAGGAGCTGTTCAGGATTATTTGGATGCGATTGAAAGCGCCAAAAAAGAAGGCGGAAAAATCATCGTTGAAGGTGGATTGGTTGAAGGCGAAGGATATGAAAGTGGTTGTTATGTAAGACC
Proteins encoded:
- the amaB gene encoding L-piperidine-6-carboxylate dehydrogenase, which codes for MITIADQFGIKEALKQLGIEEINEGTSTGAANFANGKIIESYSPADGTLIGKVKTSSKEDYEKAMQKASEAFLEWRMVPAPKRGDIVRQMGDELRKFKEPLGKLVSYEMGKSLQEGYGEVQEMIDICDFAVGLSRQLYGLTMHSERPLHRMYEQYHPIGTVGIISAFNFPVAVWSWNAMIAWVCGDVAIWKPSSKVPLCGVACQNIIKTVLKRNNVPEGVSCLVTGNESGDLINNDKRISLVSFTGSTRIGRHVSKTVAERFGNTILELGGNNAIIVSEHADISMVLVGAVFGAVGTAGQRCTSTRRLIIHESVYDKTISVLKNAYGQLQIGNPLDENNHVGPLIDKGAVQDYLDAIESAKKEGGKIIVEGGLVEGEGYESGCYVRPCIIEAENHFDIVQTETFAPILYVMKYSTIEEAIALQNGVPQGLSSSIFTNSMREMELFLSQSGSDCGIANVNIGTSGAEIGGAFGGEKETGGGRESGSDAWKAYMRRQTNTINYGTQLPLAQGIKFDL